In a single window of the Tetrapisispora phaffii CBS 4417 chromosome 11, complete genome genome:
- the TPHA0K02100 gene encoding uncharacterized protein (Ty like retrotransposon) has protein sequence MDYTRATEVANDTNLDVGTNQHKLVSPHGGLTRMDNDHSSSQVVKETLQSNIEIPNENTDVFIRTFKNRLSTLEGLYEKTMMKHDEFLNSIEAGDYLSKITKLEEEEKGLELNIEKLRTKIIDREGLLNNRTTAHTRTSINNTVTNGSNKEEGNQQTNLMNNGSLMFKTLNGKEVVINKNYLPLNIEFKLINIEDLPLWIKEFVKFLNYYNLDNLNELPESTIIDPVEDQFIKGQLKENIKCEDIYDFIFMENSSIEILNEVKRIFLRKLNFAKRQKLWKQVSITEKSNNLALQLNLLNKLVGIEEFIDTNKMEIFNLIINRINNQVLQRINAVPIDLSKITPTQYLGIIKKHAEDAFEFHEQIKQFYSSEREEAKSNSKNPETLRPIVKKVQRNPVQTKISTKKNQLKSAVDTVIDSGSGINFTNKKGLIFNYRKLTTIPEYSGVGSSSNLQIIGQGSLRVRMDNNGKYQYIPVYYCPDEDATVLSAIGLRKTLGFIITEDYKNLKNDSISIKIHNVANTTWIKSDDLLLSSKDNRTSEKLTKASSIRWIKPSTSFNNKTVTIHEAHERSNHLPVDVIVHNIENNAFSDVNKINLKKSELINFYCEQCVQAKMKQHDHIKDSMNKHYEQMQPGQSWSLDIRGPLGKNLAKVDNYLLLMVDNVSRFLLVSTHTNKNKETISLQIKNNIQYIEKQYDRIVKELIVDRGSEFTNDSLKTYVSEKGIKLMLTDTNDHASNARAERFIGIMNNDIRTLMHNSDLPWALWKYAALAAARIRNLFMTKKLNCSPMTTLSGKNEQIRFNSFLPFGAHAFVKNQTNNKLTNQGIPAITLCKDPNSFGYLFYLPQTRKVISTMSYILANSEVNGDFIDPNKVLSEIVPDNDDTNEVTSEDALEIEAEPSNADDITIIEGIENDTQYKIPPNIQEDTVYGLDTINIHDNQKVSDHTRSSTADEEVKEPTLEQDTSNTSDNHSVHEAHMSTLPKDTATATSHIDILPDSVAESEPVKNVSDQELLLINRFDNKNSDKFPSTEAMKQRRTKLFLKEFASITRRPLKSRKRELTTLDLEEFEAAEEQKKKIKLRSVQAVNKIRTLYFKTAITNNTDVRERKLFSEAFEKELQNLLKMQVFDTSISIPRNQVPANRIIPLQTIFTVKRDGTHKARIVCRGDKQTEATYSNYHTDLLQIDTLKLFLMIANNRKMWIQTLDINHAFLYADLREEIYVPLPHDRRFVTPLKKALYGLKQSPKEWNEHLKKFLNSIDLDDSRHTPGIFRNHDYSIMIAVYVDDCVIAAKSQELLDEFVSTLRNRFELKIIGKMNQGILRTDVLGMDLDYNIDEGKISLSLQSYIESIENDWLDKISHIKTTSIPHVSSYEHNIKNIDSMDTKTRSKKINELQKINGVINYIRSRCRYDIEFAANKLARSVNFPADNVFYMADKLMNYIFQTKSEKIVFTRETTDNPAITLLSDASLGTEHDMKSRMGIMLWYGENLYKVISRASSAVRNSSTEAELDAIYEGSKEAYYLKKILEEMNLQKDPTVISITDSKPSIQYLKNNYNSNRRDRFLDLKLAKLEERIRADDLLIYKIAGTDNIADVLTKPVSCEDFKKLRSSMQNKLTPKDILTITDPGEFHSPSSSISTIS, from the coding sequence atggactatactagagcaactgaagtggctaatgacactaacttagatgttggaactaaccaacataagcttgtttctccacatGGAGGTCTTACCCGGATGGATAACGACCATTCGAGTTCTCAGGTTGTAAAGGAAACCCttcaatcaaatattgagaTTCCTAATGAGAACACAGATGTTTTCATTagaacatttaaaaatcgTTTAAGCACCCTAGAGGGCTTATACGAAAAGACTATGATGAAGCATGACGAATTTCTTAACTCAATCGAAGCTGGTGACTATTTAAGCAAAATCACTAAGCTGgaagaggaagaaaaaGGTCTTGAGCTGAAcatagaaaaattaaggACGAAAATCATTGATAGAGAAGGACTGTTAAATAACAGAACCACTGCTCATACAAGAACGTCCATTAATAATACTGTAACAAACGGCAGTAACAAGGAAGAAGGTAATCAACAAACTAACTTGATGAACAATGGATCATTAATGTTCAAGACATTAAATGGTAAAGAAGTTGTTATCAATAAGAATTACCTTCCActtaatattgaatttaaactAATCAATATTGAGGACCTTCCGTTGTGGATCAAGGAATTCGTTAAATTcctaaattattacaatttagataatttaaatgaattgcCAGAATCTACAATAATTGACCCTGTAGAAGATCAATTCATAAAGGGTCAACTCAAGGAAAATATCAAGTGTGAAGATATATATGACTTTATCTTCATGGAGAATAGTTCCATTGAAATCTTAAACGAAGTTAAGAGAATTTTCTTAAGAAAACTTAACTTTGCCAAACGCCAAAAATTATGGAAACAAGTGTCAATCACTGAGAAATCCAATAATTTAGCTTTACaactaaatttattgaataaattagttggaattgaagaattcatTGACACCAATAAGATGGAAATCTTCAATTTGATTATCAATAGGATTAACAATCAAGTATTGCAACGAATTAATGCAGTACCTATTGATCTATCAAAAATAACTCCTACTCAATATCTaggaattattaaaaaacacGCAGAGGATgcttttgaatttcatgAACAAATAAAGCAATTTTATTCATCTGAACGAGAAGAAGCCAAATCTAACTCTAAAAATCCAGAAACTCTTAGGCCTATTGTAAAAAAGGTACAGAGAAATCCAGTACAAACGAAAATATCCACAAAGaagaatcaattaaaatcagCTGTGGATACAGTAATTGATTCAGGATCTGGGATTAACTTCACCAATAAAAAGGgattaattttcaattatagAAAATTAACAACAATCCCTGAATATTCTGGTGTCGGATCTTCAAGCAATCTGCAGATCATTGGACAGGGGTCCTTAAGAGTTAGAATGGATAATAACggaaaatatcaatacaTTCCTGTTTACTACTGTCCAGATGAAGATGCAACAGTTCTGTCAGCCATTGGCCTTCGCAAAACACTTGGTTTTATAATTACCGAAGATTACAAAAATCTAAAGAATGACAGCATTAGTATTAAAATACATAACGTAGCCAATACTACCTGGATAAAGTCTGATGATTTACTATTATCTTCCAAAGATAATAGGACTTCGGAAAAATTAACGAAGGCGTCATCCATAAGATGGATTAAACCTTCGACAAgctttaataataaaactgtGACTATACATGAAGCACATGAAAGATCAAATCATCTTCCTGTAGATGTCATAGTTCacaatattgaaaataatgctTTTTCAGATGTTAACAAAATCAACTTAAAAAAATCAGAGCTGATCAATTTTTACTGTGAGCAATGTGTTCAAGCGAAAATGAAACAGCATGATCATATCAAGGACTCCATGAATAAACACTACGAACAAATGCAACCAGGACAATCCTGGAGCTTAGATATTCGTGGTCCTTTAGGAAAGAACCTTGCAAAAGTTGATAACTACTTATTATTGATGGTAGATAATGTTTCAAGATTTTTACTAGTATCCACACATAcgaataaaaataaagaaaccaTTTCTCTgcaaatcaaaaataatatacagTACATCGAAAAGCAATATGATCGAATTGTAAAAGAGCTTATTGTTGATAGAGGATCTGAATTTACTAATGATTCTCTAAAAACATATGTATCGGAGAAAGGTATTAAATTAATGCTTACCGATACAAACGACCATGCTTCCAACGCTCGTGCAGAAAGATTCATTGGTATTATGAACAATGATATTAGAACATTAATGCATAACAGTGATCTTCCTTGGGCACTCTGGAAATATGCAGCTCTTGCAGCTGCTAGAATCAGGAATTTGTTCATGACTAAGAAGTTAAATTGTAGTCCAATGACCACATTATCAGGAAAGAATGAACAAATTCGATTTAATTCCTTCTTACCGTTCGGTGCGCATGCGTTCGtaaaaaatcaaacaaACAACAAGTTAACCAATCAAGGTATACCAGCCATAACCTTGTGTAAGGATCCAAATTCCTTTGGTTACTTGTTCTATCTACCACAAACTCGAAAAGTCATTAGTACTATGAGTTATATATTGGCTAATTCTGAAGTAAACGGTGATTTCATAGATCCAAATAAGGTCTTAAGTGAAATCGTTCCTGATAACGATGACACAAATGAAGTCACATCAGAAGATGCTCTTGAAATTGAGGCTGAACCCAGTAATGCTGATGACATTACTATTATCGAAGGGATTGAAAATGACACTCAGTATAAAATTCCGCCCAATATTCAAGAAGACACTGTCTATGGTCTGGATactataaatattcatgACAACCAAAAGGTTTCTGACCACACTCGCTCGTCGACCGCCGATGAGGAGGTCAAAGAACCTACATTGGAACAGGACACTTCGAATACTTCAGACAACCATTCTGTCCACGAAGCTCATATGTCTACTTTACCAAAGGACACTGCTACTGCAACTTCacatattgatattttgcCAGACAGTGTCGCAGAAAGTGAGCCCGTTAAAAATGTCTCTGATCAAGAGCTGCTGTTAATCAACCGTTTCGATAATAAGAATTCGGACAAGTTTCCCAGCACCGAAGCCATGAAACAGAGAAGGACAAAGCTGTTTCTCAAAGAATTTGCTTCAATCACTAGACGTCCATTAAAGTCTCGGAAACGTGAACTTACCACCTTGGATCTTGAGGAATTTGAAGCAGCGGAGGaacagaagaaaaaaatcaagTTACGTTCTGTACAAGCagtcaataaaattagaactttatattttaagacTGCTATCACCAATAATACAGACGTTCGAGAACGAAAACTCTTTTCGGAAGCATTTGAGAAAGAACTACAAAATCTTTTGAAGATGCAAGTTTTTGACACATCAATCTCCATTCCTAGAAATCAAGTCCCAGCTAACCGAATTATACCTCTTCAGACTATATTTACGGTGAAGCGTGATGGGACTCATAAAGCTCGTATTGTTTGCCGAGGGGACAAACAAACGGAAGCCACCTACAGTAACTATCATACagatcttcttcaaattgatactttgaaattgttcCTGATGATAGCCAATAACCGTAAGATGTGGATACAGACTTTAGATATAAATCATGCATTTTTGTATGCTGATTTACGGGAGGAGATATATGTTCCACTTCCACACGATAGGAGATTTGTGACACCGTTAAAAAAGGCACTTTACGGTTTAAAACAAAGTCCTAAGGAATGGAATGAGCATCTAAAAAAATTCCTGAACAGTATTGATCTGGATGACTCCAGACATACGCCAGGTATATTCAGAAATCACGATTATAGCATCATGATAGCTGTATATGTAGATGACTGTGTCATAGCTGCTAAAAGTCAGGAACTTCTAGACGAGTTTGTTTCCACCTTAAGAAACAGATTTGAGcttaaaattattggaaaaaTGAATCAAGGCATTCTACGTACAGATGTACTAGGAATGGACcttgattataatattgatgaaggTAAAATCAGCCTATCATTGCAATCTTACATTGAAagtattgaaaatgattgGCTTGATAAAATTAGTCATATTAAAACTACTTCTATTCCACATGTTTCATCCTATGAACACAACATCAAAAACATTGATTCTATGGACACTAAAACAAGATCTAAAAAGATCAATGAACTGCAGAAGATAAATGGCGTGATTAACTATATTAGATCTAGATGTAGATATGATATAGAGTTCGCTGCCAATAAACTGGCCAGGAGTGTGAACTTTCCAGCAGACAACGTTTTTTACATGGCTGATAAACTTATGAACTATATTTTCCAAACTAAGTCAGAAAAAATTGTGTTCACAAGAGAAACCACTGATAACCCGGCCATAACTCTGCTATCTGATGCCTCACTGGGTACGGAACATGACATGAAGTCCAGAATGGGCATAATGTTATGGTATGGAGAGAACCTCTACAAAGTCATTTCAAGAGCCTCCTCAGCTGTCAGAAACTCATCTACTGAAGCTGAACTGGACGCTATCTATGAAGGATCTAAAGAGGCATATTATCTAAAAAAGATTTTAGAAGAAATGAACCTACAAAAGGATCCAACTGTCATTTCCATTACAGACAGCAAACCTAGTATTCAATATCTAAAGAACAATTATAACTCCAACAGAAGAGATAGATTCCTGGATTTGAAACTAGCTAAACTCGAAGAACGGATACGAGCAGATGACttactaatatataaaattgctGGCACTGATAACATTGCTGATGTTTTAACCAAACCGGTTAGTTGTGAAGACTTTAAGAAACTAAGATCTTCGATGCAAAACAAACTGACTCCCAAAGATATTCTTACGATAACTGACCCAGGAGAATTTCATAGTCCATCAAGTTCTATATCGACAATCAGttaa
- the TPHA0K02130 gene encoding NAD(P)H-dependent oxidoreductase, producing MKVFIVTAHPDTRSLTHSLLSETVKRFEKNGHEVKVSDLYQMKWKATVDEDDFKNHPKGERLEIAAASGAAYANNQLTDDVVAEQEKLKWCDLLILQFPLWWFSMPAILKGWVERVYSLGLAYGTFDRYGHGNFVGKKACLMVTLGGKEAQYSNNGVNGPIEDLLFPINRNILFYTGFSVLPSFLTFGANKFGEKEFNVTVERLNTWVDNIENEKPYNYRKQNDGQFDENLQLKPEFVNPAKSGFSQLIDFS from the coding sequence ATGAAGGTCTTTATTGTTACAGCTCACCCAGATACTCGTTCTTTAACTCACTCTTTGTTAAGCGAGACTGTCAAGAGATTTGAAAAGAATGGTCACGAAGTCAAAGTTAGTGATTTGTACCAAATGAAATGGAAGGCTACTGTAGATGAAGACGACTTCAAAAACCATCCAAAAGGTGAAAGATTAGAAATAGCAGCTGCCTCTGGTGCTGCTTACGCTAACAATCAATTGACTGATGATGTTGTGGCtgaacaagaaaaattgaaatggTGTGACCTACTAATCCTTCAATTTCCTTTATGGTGGTTCAGTATGCCAGCCATTTTAAAGGGTTGGGTTGAGAGAGTGTATTCTCTAGGTTTGGCTTATGGTACTTTTGATCGTTATGGTCATGGTAACTTTGTTGGTAAAAAAGCATGTTTAATGGTTACTCTTGGTGGTAAAGAAGCACAGTACTCTAATAATGGTGTTAATGGTCCAATTGAAGACCTGCTGTTCCCAATTAACCGTAACATCCTGTTTTATACCGGTTTCTCTGTTTTGCCATCTTTCTTAACATTTGGCGCCAACAAATTTGGTGAAAAAGAGTTCAATGTAACTGTTGAACGCCTTAATACGTGGGTTGATaacattgaaaatgaaaagcCTTACAATTACagaaaacaaaatgatGGCCAATTCGATGAAAACTTGCAATTAAAGCCAGAATTCGTTAATCCAGCTAAATCTGGTTTCTCacaattaattgattttagttag
- the NPR3 gene encoding Npr3p (similar to Saccharomyces cerevisiae RMD11 (YHL023C); ancestral locus Anc_4.34) produces the protein MKQKHYLPDSRLVGIQLTVSTHSGPQVIFHYPPCSPSHLSNKRNKHKKVYPKKAANTLLTPVDSMNKSTDLRLGKQRSIDNNSAHMSIPSLKTNFTQSDLVPDNDRYLDNFDSTSDSDISSGLSDSEISTDNSDMSSFSSNSSDENEQLFNNRLSNYTSQQSGGAISTPTDIRSSSLDADSKLLNGNSSHSNNQRNKSSQISANKLLEMFNNDITSSNTLKRRSSLASKLSSVNSIDDLTDSVKIDGDEYDYNDTELLKELEKNSISYNDEFFDSDIFQDINKVFGFDSEFIAEVCSPDREMCNTSFEFTVDNLCFLGLPIHSDKDGNWRTSKNKSNRKSAKTSSTHSKGSRRHSINSKESTSKTNEDENIESSENHDDEDDKSYMNPIAMHDLNSPDYEKNMNMFHVCFVMNPPISEYNQRVDDMYHYIVMRLAHTLKILQAKSFYVSKEVEILLKEKEYVLKSSRVYKNLKGAANKGQYLYQRLLVQSSLARALVTCFDTIHKNDIVNLTLDEKVVTLQIPIHDEFWKLPQYKIEPVLRGSHLTSILNYGFLKSTSTKNKKKDINSNNFADDDNIDNDILNYALLLKEEQNVIIEKLKSFSQDDNIGGLILRQLVKHIQPNVPIRSYQPLINELMGVKENDPNRTIFHINILKYCALHLLYWRHARAVIPLSSKYTYIVSPLSPLVGSSKDYISEGSSHFSFNRREDNHYEPLFYQHQIEFGQTFPSLPSLVSFLSLLSNGKPRPFGTIIPSKEHKPIYLGALAWLIRSGYLTQLLTYVCIRIDSQIKMEVDEDLEREGFKMNSKKSKENVHKNEVQIDNIVAVKKNQSYNNRFEPSSTNDESRGNAISEIAMYEERLQFAFDDLELEKDYTIILEPEKAGAIERRWIVKCVHDQPADVQILFNRLLKYFNGKVPMEVVALKENLTKHEIKKVMHAMNKYLIEIKHW, from the coding sequence ATGAAACAGAAACATTACCTTCCAGATTCAAGATTAGTTGGTATTCAGTTAACTGTTTCAACGCATTCTGGTCCTCAAGTAATATTTCACTATCCGCCATGTTCCCCTAGTCATCTGTCAAATAAGAGGAATAAACACAAGAAAGTATACCCGAAGAAGGCGGCCAACACTCTATTGACACCTGTTGATTCAATGAATAAGTCAACAGATCTACGATTGGGTAAACAAAGATCgattgataataatagcGCTCATATGAGTATTCCCAGTTTAAAAACGAACTTTACTCAATCTGATTTAGTGCCTGATAATGATAGATATCTTGACAATTTTGATAGCACTTCCGACTCTGATATATCTTCTGGATTGAGCGATAGTGAAATATCTACAGATAATTCAGATATGAGTAGCTTTTCTTCAAACTCTTCTGATGAGAACGAGCAGCTCTTTAATAATAGACTCAGTAATTACACCTCACAACAGTCAGGAGGAGCTATTAGTACTCCTACTGATATAAGATCATCTTCCTTAGATGCAGACTCTAAGTTATTAAATGGCAACTCATCGCACAGCAATaatcaaagaaataaatCCTCCCAAATAAGTGCCAACAAACTTTTGGAAatgtttaataatgatattacATCATCAAATACATTAAAGAGGAGGTCATCACTAGCTTCGAAGTTATCATCTGTTAACTCTATAGATGATCTAACGGACTCTGTTAAAATTGATGGAGATGAATATGATTACAATGATACggaattattaaaagaactTGAGAAGAATTCAATTAGTTATAACgatgaattttttgattcCGATATTTTTCAAGACATTAATAAAGTATTTGGTTTTGACTCAGAATTTATAGCTGAAGTTTGCAGCCCAGATAGGGAAATGTGTAATACCAGTTTTGAATTTACTGTGGACAATCTATGTTTTTTAGGATTACCAATTCATTCAGACAAAGATGGTAACTGGAGaacatcaaaaaataagaGCAATAGGAAAAGTGCAAAGACTTCTAGCACTCATTCTAAAGGAAGCAGAAGGCACTCTATCAATTCGAAAGAATCAACTTCTAAAACgaatgaagatgaaaatattgaatcatCTGAAAATcatgatgatgaagatgataaGAGTTATATGAACCCTATTGCTATGCATGATTTAAATTCGCCAGACTacgaaaaaaatatgaacatGTTTCATGTATGCTTTGTGATGAATCCACCAATATCTGAATATAATCAAAGAGTAGATGATATGTATCATTATATTGTAATGAGATTAGCGCACACGTTGAAAATTCTCCAAGCAAAATCATTTTATGTCTCAAAAGAGGTCGAAATacttttaaaagaaaaagaatatgTTCTTAAATCTTCAAGAGTATATAAGAACTTAAAAGGGGCAGCTAACAAAGGgcaatatttatatcaaaGATTATTGGTTCAGTCATCTTTAGCTAGGGCATTGGTTACATGCTTTGATACTATCCATAAAAATGACATCGTAAATTTAACATTAGATGAAAAAGTTGTAACTTTGCAAATACCTATTCATGATGAATTTTGGAAGTTACCGCAGTATAAGATTGAACCTGTGCTTCGAGGTTCTCATCTTACTAGTATTCTAAATTACGGTTTCTTGAAATCCACatcaacaaaaaataaaaaaaaagacaTAAACTCCAATAACTTTGCTGATGACgataatattgataacgacattttaaattatgCATTATTACTAAAAGAAGAGcaaaatgttattattgaaaagttaaaatCTTTCTCTCAGGATGACAATATAGGTGGATTGATCCTACGACAGTTAGTTAAGCATATTCAACCCAACGTTCCAATTCGTTCTTACCAGCCTCTGATCAACGAATTGATGGGtgttaaagaaaatgatcCGAATAGAACTATCtttcatataaatattttaaaatattgtgCATTACATCTATTATATTGGAGACATGCCAGAGCTGTTATTCCATTGAGTTccaaatatacatatattgTAAGTCCGTTGTCACCATTAGTTGGTTCTTCTAAGGATTATATTAGTGAAGGTTCTTCCCACTTCTCTTTTAACAGAAGGGAAGATAATCATTATGAACCACTTTTTTACCAACACCAAATAGAATTTGGTCAAACTTTCCCATCATTACCATCATTAGTCTCATTTTTAAGCTTATTATCGAATGGAAAACCCAGACCATTTGGTACAATAATACCTTCTAAAGAGCATAAACCCATTTATTTAGGGGCATTGGCATGGTTAATAAGAAGTGGTTATTTAACTCAATTATTAACATATGTCTGTATACGTATAGATAGTCAGATTAAGATGGAGGTAGATGAAGATCTGGAGAGAGAAGGCTTTAAAATGAATTCCAAGAAATCAAAGGAAAATGTTCATAAAAACGAAGTACAAATTGATAACATAGTAGcagttaaaaaaaatcaatccTATAACAACAGGTTTGAACCAAGTAGTACTAATGATGAGAGTCGCGGTAATGCTATCTCGGAGATAGCAATGTATGAAGAACGATTACAATTTGCGTTTGATGATTTAGAATTAGAGAAAGACTATACAATTATTTTAGAACCTGAAAAAGCAGGTGCTATTGAAAGGAGATGGATTGTAAAATGTGTCCATGACCAGCCGGCTGACGTTCAAATACTATTCAATAGACTATTGAAGTATTTTAATGGTAAAGTACCGATGGAAGTCGTTGcattgaaagaaaatttaacaaaacaCGAAATTAAGAAAGTTATGCATGcaatgaataaatatttgatagaAATAAAGCATTGGTAA
- the ISA1 gene encoding Fe-binding Fe/S cluster assembly protein ISA1 (similar to Saccharomyces cerevisiae ISA1 (YLL027W); ancestral locus Anc_4.31), with amino-acid sequence MLLSSSQGILCDDLILLLRRSTIVNQLANRRLIATSRTGNNTSLLFSNAKNRTASTSTVFKTAKKFDSSLFSKNWDFNYMKKNVGKHNEKVTSTITVDRDTKAKWSNYSLPSRNAIQEQLSSKKRMDEAQLKYETSINDSKIDLSDTLLTNGTKKKRTRTLKPRKALITLSPKAISHLKKLLDQPEPKLIRIGTRNRGCSGLTYDLQYITQPEKFDEIVEQDGVKVIIDSKALFSVVGSEMDWIDDTLSSRFVFKNPNSKGTCGCGESFMV; translated from the coding sequence ATGCTACTATCTTCATCACAAGGCATTCTCTGTGatgatttgattttattactACGAAGAAGCACTATCGTTAATCAGTTGGCAAATAGGAGATTAATTGCGACTTCAAGAACAGGTAACAACACAAGTCTCCTCTTTAGCAATGCCAAAAATAGAACTGCATCAACATCAACAGTTTTCAAAACTGCTAAGAAATTCGATTCATCTTTATTCTCAAAAAATTGGGATTTCAATtatatgaaaaaaaatgtaGGCAAACATAATGAAAAAGTCACGTCAACTATAACTGTGGATAGAGATACGAAAGCCAAATGGTCCAATTATAGTTTACCTTCAAGAAATGCAATCCAAGAACAGTTAAGTTCCAAGAAAAGAATGGATGAAGCACAACTCAAATATGAAACTTCTAttaatgattcaaaaattgacTTATCAGATACCCTTCTGACCAACGGtacaaagaaaaagagaACAAGAACATTGAAACCTCGCAAAGCATTGATTACTTTAAGTCCAAAAGCTATAAGtcatttaaagaaactATTAGACCAACCTGAACCAAAGTTGATAAGAATCGGTACAAGGAATAGAGGGTGTTCAGGGTTGACATATGatttacaatatataaCACAACCTGAAAAGTTTGATGAAATCGTCGAACAAGATGGAGTTAAGGTTATCATCGATTCGAAGGCATTATTCAGTGTGGTAGGTAGTGAAATGGATTGGATTGATGACACATTGTCATCAAGATTTGTATTTAAAAATCCTAACTCGAAAGGTACCTGCGGCTGTGGAGAGAGCTTCATGGTATAA